The Celeribacter marinus genome window below encodes:
- a CDS encoding response regulator transcription factor, translating into MRLLVIEDEVALGETVCAYLRDASHAADHVTDLASARASMAGTMYDLLLLDLGLPDGDGLTFLRALRHDGFTPPVLIATARDRISERIEGLKAGADDYLVKPFDLDEMVARIEANLSRQTILATPVRAFGDVCVHCSTKSVTVAGHTVDLTRREWGLIDRLSSRPDMTFSKSDLEDTLYGHGYEVESNAIEAHVSRLRAKLGKTAVMTVRGIGYKMGRT; encoded by the coding sequence ATGCGATTGTTGGTGATTGAGGACGAGGTGGCTTTGGGTGAGACCGTGTGCGCATATTTGCGCGATGCCAGTCACGCCGCTGACCACGTCACGGATCTGGCGTCAGCCCGCGCAAGTATGGCGGGGACAATGTATGATTTGCTGTTGCTGGACCTTGGTTTGCCTGACGGGGACGGGCTGACGTTTTTGCGCGCGCTGCGGCACGATGGGTTTACGCCACCGGTTTTGATTGCCACGGCGCGCGACCGCATTTCCGAGCGTATCGAGGGGCTAAAGGCGGGGGCAGATGATTACCTTGTGAAGCCCTTTGATCTCGATGAGATGGTCGCGCGGATCGAGGCAAACTTGAGCCGCCAGACAATTTTGGCGACACCGGTGCGCGCGTTTGGTGACGTCTGTGTGCATTGCTCGACAAAATCCGTAACGGTGGCGGGGCACACTGTTGATCTTACGCGCCGCGAATGGGGGCTGATTGATCGCTTGTCGTCGCGCCCCGATATGACCTTTTCTAAATCTGATCTGGAAGACACGTTGTATGGGCACGGCTATGAGGTCGAAAGCAACGCTATCGAGGCCCATGTTAGCCGTTTGCGCGCAAAGTTGGGCAAGACAGCGGTGATGACGGTGCGCGGCATCGGCTATAAAATGGGGCGGACATGA
- a CDS encoding lipid-A-disaccharide synthase N-terminal domain-containing protein, translating to MSDSFWISIGFIGQLLFTSRFLVQWIASERKRQSVVPHAFWWFSLAGGSTLLVYALWRKDPVFILGQGMGLFIYVRNLMLLSNTAKEDAA from the coding sequence ATGTCGGACAGCTTTTGGATCAGCATCGGGTTTATTGGACAACTGCTCTTTACCTCACGCTTTTTGGTGCAGTGGATCGCCAGTGAACGCAAACGCCAAAGCGTGGTTCCGCATGCGTTTTGGTGGTTCAGCCTTGCAGGCGGCTCAACCCTCTTGGTCTACGCGCTCTGGCGCAAAGACCCCGTGTTTATCCTTGGTCAGGGGATGGGTCTGTTTATCTACGTGCGAAACCTGATGCTCTTGTCCAATACGGCAAAAGAGGACGCGGCATAA
- a CDS encoding ArnT family glycosyltransferase codes for MGHPNRYAALAVFAVVTLFGIALRPLLPIDETRYVGVAWDMHLTGDYLVPTKNFELYTHKPPLLFWVMNLLWGVFGVSEYVARLAAPMFSLATIWLTGRLATQLWPDDAGIGGRAMWALAGTFSFAIYGGATMFDTALATATLLGLLSLVAALKTGRWRYWTGFGVALAVGALAKGPVIFVHLLPAVLFAPVWAKHLGPVTPTRLGAGLGLALITGLAVAALWLVPAIISGGAQYRDAILWKQSAGRIAQSFAHARPFYWYAALTPLLLFPWVFVPQLWRAMAKASWADTGLRLAAIWGGASLILFSFISGKQLHYLVPELPAIALIVARLSPSFGDARPWIPAALIALAGALFCAAGVGVVDVTHLSELLTPQITLLAVGFTLLALSGLAMSDNIVRGGAVLSLGLLLCLGLTIRFTDLFDAYDARIIAQTLAPYEEGGIAVFTDEYHAQFNFGARATRHMTPIATMDALKDWAHAHPNGAIVGRRDKTPITDAPATTIVYDSHPYAIWPVDELTREMSQK; via the coding sequence ATGGGACATCCAAACCGCTATGCTGCGCTCGCCGTGTTTGCTGTTGTGACCTTGTTCGGGATAGCCTTGCGCCCACTTTTACCGATTGATGAAACCCGTTACGTTGGTGTGGCCTGGGATATGCACCTAACAGGCGACTACCTTGTCCCCACGAAGAACTTTGAGCTTTACACGCATAAACCACCGCTGTTGTTTTGGGTGATGAACCTGCTTTGGGGGGTGTTTGGCGTGAGCGAATATGTCGCGCGCTTGGCCGCCCCCATGTTCTCGCTTGCCACGATATGGCTCACGGGTCGCTTGGCCACACAGCTTTGGCCAGACGACGCAGGCATCGGCGGACGTGCGATGTGGGCCTTGGCGGGCACATTTTCATTCGCCATTTACGGCGGGGCGACGATGTTCGACACCGCATTGGCCACCGCGACATTGCTAGGCCTGCTGTCACTTGTGGCCGCGCTCAAAACGGGTCGTTGGCGCTATTGGACGGGCTTTGGTGTGGCGCTGGCCGTGGGCGCATTGGCCAAAGGTCCGGTGATCTTCGTGCATCTCCTGCCCGCCGTCCTCTTTGCACCGGTGTGGGCCAAACACCTTGGCCCCGTCACACCGACCCGATTGGGCGCGGGACTTGGCCTCGCTTTGATAACAGGTCTTGCAGTGGCCGCACTTTGGCTTGTGCCCGCGATCATCTCGGGCGGGGCGCAGTACCGTGACGCCATTTTGTGGAAGCAAAGCGCAGGACGTATTGCCCAATCGTTTGCCCATGCGCGTCCCTTTTATTGGTACGCGGCCCTCACCCCGCTGTTGTTGTTTCCGTGGGTCTTTGTCCCGCAACTTTGGCGCGCTATGGCAAAAGCCTCATGGGCGGACACAGGTCTACGCCTTGCCGCGATTTGGGGCGGCGCATCATTGATCTTGTTCAGCTTTATCAGCGGCAAGCAATTGCACTACCTTGTCCCTGAGCTGCCTGCCATTGCCCTAATTGTTGCCCGCTTAAGCCCCTCTTTTGGCGATGCACGCCCTTGGATTCCCGCCGCACTTATCGCGTTGGCGGGCGCGCTGTTTTGCGCCGCGGGCGTGGGGGTCGTGGACGTGACGCACCTGTCCGAGCTGTTAACACCCCAAATCACCCTATTGGCAGTGGGCTTCACGCTTTTGGCTCTATCTGGATTGGCGATGAGCGATAACATAGTGCGCGGCGGGGCGGTTCTATCATTGGGGCTCCTGCTTTGCCTTGGCCTCACGATCCGGTTCACCGATCTGTTTGACGCCTATGATGCGCGTATCATCGCCCAGACCCTCGCGCCCTATGAGGAGGGCGGCATTGCCGTCTTTACCGACGAATATCATGCGCAGTTCAACTTTGGCGCGCGGGCCACCCGCCATATGACGCCGATCGCAACAATGGATGCCCTTAAGGACTGGGCCCATGCGCACCCAAATGGCGCTATTGTCGGCAGGCGCGACAAAACGCCGATCACCGATGCGCCCGCAACCACGATTGTGTACGACTCGCACCCCTACGCAATTTGGCCCGTCGACGAGTTGACGCGCGAGATGTCACAAAAGTGA
- the dhaL gene encoding dihydroxyacetone kinase subunit DhaL, translating to MTDDIRTKKLINAPEDIITHALEGMIAAHPDMLTIEGATGRAVVAKDGPRDGKVGVIIGGGSGHEPAFAGYVGRGLADAAAVGNVFASPSPEQILDAAKAADGGAGVFFLYGNYTGDVMNFDMAAEACERLGIPARSVQVTDDVASAPRGREDERRGIAGDFFVFKIAGAAAEQGRDLDACVAAAQSANDNCRSMGVALTACSMPQTGKLNFEIGHNEMEIGMGVHGEPGMRRGPLETADAVTDELMGMILDDMALDTGDEVAVLVNGLGATGQLELYIIHRRVAQILAERGVSIHYAWVGEYCTSLEMAGASVTLLKLDADLKNLLDTPCRTPALTVAGALAPKGTRTARHHESAAETTRIDRSLLKTDGIITPERFRTMMLAVADAIFANRDWLSELDGVIGDGDHGVTMDIGFAAVRQGFDTPRDETITQMCDRMGKVFLDAVGASSGPLYASAFQSAGAAVSDRLNLDAAAMVAWIEGLSDGIVARGGACVGEKTMVDAYVPAVNAAKAALGAGADITDCLNAATIGAKEGRDYTATIESKRGRSKKLGDRSIGHMDPGAASAHVILATLQKAVSAF from the coding sequence ATGACCGACGACATTCGCACCAAAAAGCTGATCAACGCGCCTGAGGACATCATCACCCACGCCCTTGAGGGCATGATCGCCGCCCACCCCGACATGCTCACAATCGAGGGCGCAACAGGGCGTGCGGTCGTGGCAAAAGACGGCCCGCGTGACGGCAAAGTCGGCGTGATCATCGGGGGCGGATCGGGACACGAGCCTGCGTTCGCGGGCTATGTCGGGCGAGGACTGGCCGATGCCGCCGCCGTTGGCAACGTGTTTGCCTCTCCCTCTCCCGAACAGATCCTTGACGCGGCCAAAGCCGCTGATGGCGGTGCTGGCGTGTTCTTTCTCTACGGAAATTATACCGGCGATGTGATGAATTTCGACATGGCCGCCGAGGCGTGCGAGCGCTTGGGCATCCCTGCCCGCTCTGTCCAAGTGACTGACGATGTGGCCTCCGCGCCCAGAGGCCGCGAGGATGAGCGGCGCGGTATTGCGGGCGACTTTTTCGTGTTCAAAATCGCGGGGGCCGCCGCCGAGCAGGGCCGCGATCTGGACGCTTGCGTGGCTGCGGCTCAATCGGCCAACGACAATTGCCGTTCTATGGGCGTGGCACTCACCGCGTGCTCCATGCCGCAAACGGGCAAGCTGAATTTCGAGATCGGTCACAACGAGATGGAAATCGGCATGGGCGTACACGGCGAGCCGGGAATGCGCCGTGGTCCCCTTGAAACCGCCGACGCCGTGACCGACGAATTGATGGGGATGATCCTCGACGATATGGCGCTTGATACGGGCGACGAGGTGGCGGTTTTGGTCAACGGACTTGGCGCTACGGGCCAGTTGGAGCTTTACATCATCCACCGCCGCGTGGCGCAGATTTTGGCCGAACGCGGTGTGAGCATCCATTACGCATGGGTGGGCGAATACTGCACCTCACTGGAGATGGCTGGCGCATCTGTGACGCTGCTTAAACTCGACGCCGACCTCAAAAACCTGCTCGACACACCGTGCCGCACCCCTGCGCTCACGGTCGCTGGCGCGCTTGCCCCCAAAGGGACGCGCACCGCGCGCCACCATGAAAGCGCGGCTGAAACCACACGTATCGACCGTTCTCTCCTCAAAACCGATGGGATCATCACGCCCGAGCGGTTCCGCACCATGATGCTCGCGGTTGCGGATGCCATTTTTGCCAACCGCGACTGGTTGTCCGAACTGGATGGTGTCATTGGCGATGGCGACCACGGCGTGACGATGGACATCGGGTTTGCCGCCGTGCGTCAGGGGTTTGACACGCCACGCGACGAGACCATAACGCAGATGTGCGACCGCATGGGCAAGGTATTCTTGGACGCTGTTGGCGCCTCATCTGGCCCGCTTTATGCCTCAGCCTTCCAATCGGCAGGCGCGGCCGTGTCGGACCGTCTCAATCTTGATGCCGCCGCAATGGTGGCATGGATCGAAGGGCTAAGTGACGGGATCGTCGCCCGTGGTGGCGCGTGCGTGGGTGAAAAAACCATGGTTGACGCCTATGTGCCTGCGGTCAACGCCGCCAAAGCCGCGCTTGGTGCGGGCGCGGATATCACCGATTGCCTAAACGCCGCGACCATAGGCGCAAAAGAGGGCCGCGATTACACAGCCACAATCGAAAGCAAACGCGGGCGGTCAAAAAAGCTTGGCGACAGATCAATCGGCCATATGGACCCCGGTGCGGCCTCAGCACATGTGATCCTTGCGACCCTACAAAAGGCCGTCTCTGCGTTCTAA
- a CDS encoding fatty acid desaturase: MSDNSKIATPSPAMPEAKEWVRILAGYRDPNVMRSVFELAVTVGPFLLLWVLAWKALAVSYWLTFAISIVNAAFLLRLFAIQHDCGHGSFLKNRTASDWLGRVLGVMTLTPYDVWRSSHSIHHSSAGNLGRRGIGDVHTLTVAEYTALSAPKRLLYRLYRHPIVLFGFGPGYLFFLQNRLPLGLMARAKYWVSAMSTNAAILIILGLIWHFGGAVAVFLIFLPSTLLAATAGVWLFYVQHQFETTHWSFEEDWQVHEAALEGSSYYVLPPVLQWLSANIGIHHVHHLYARIPFYRLPEVLKDHAELSQINRMTIRESLRSAQLHLWDSKTKRLLSFTQAKALYS; the protein is encoded by the coding sequence ATGTCTGATAATTCCAAAATTGCCACACCCTCCCCTGCAATGCCCGAAGCCAAAGAATGGGTTCGCATTCTCGCAGGATACCGTGACCCCAATGTTATGCGCAGCGTCTTTGAACTCGCCGTCACAGTGGGTCCATTCCTGCTTTTGTGGGTCTTGGCATGGAAGGCGCTTGCGGTCAGCTATTGGCTGACCTTTGCGATTTCGATCGTCAACGCGGCCTTTTTGTTGCGCCTGTTCGCCATCCAACACGATTGCGGCCACGGATCGTTTCTCAAGAATCGCACGGCCAGTGATTGGCTCGGGCGCGTCCTTGGCGTTATGACCCTCACGCCCTATGATGTGTGGCGCAGCTCGCATTCGATTCATCATAGCTCGGCCGGCAACCTTGGACGGCGTGGAATTGGTGATGTCCACACGCTCACCGTTGCAGAGTATACCGCGCTGTCAGCGCCCAAGCGTCTGCTATACCGCCTGTACCGCCACCCGATTGTGTTGTTCGGGTTTGGCCCCGGCTATTTATTCTTTCTCCAAAACCGTCTCCCGCTCGGTTTGATGGCCCGCGCAAAATACTGGGTCAGCGCCATGAGCACCAATGCGGCGATCTTGATCATTTTGGGTCTGATTTGGCATTTCGGCGGCGCAGTTGCGGTGTTCTTGATTTTCTTGCCTTCAACCCTTTTGGCGGCAACGGCAGGTGTCTGGCTGTTCTACGTACAGCATCAGTTTGAAACCACGCACTGGTCCTTTGAAGAGGATTGGCAAGTCCACGAAGCGGCACTTGAGGGCAGTTCCTACTACGTCCTGCCCCCCGTATTGCAATGGCTGAGCGCTAATATCGGCATTCACCACGTGCATCACCTATACGCGCGCATTCCGTTTTACCGTCTGCCTGAAGTGCTCAAAGATCACGCGGAATTGTCGCAAATCAACCGTATGACCATTCGCGAAAGCCTGCGTAGCGCACAATTGCACCTCTGGGATAGCAAGACAAAACGCCTCTTGTCGTTCACACAGGCCAAGGCTCTTTATAGCTAG
- a CDS encoding succinylglutamate desuccinylase/aspartoacylase family protein, producing MPRRAPFTIKNTQIEAGAQRTVALPVSVLSDHTPVAMSVHVIHGRLDGPTVFVSAGVHGDEVIGVEIVRRLLRTPNLKSLRGTLIVIPIVNAFGFMNHSRYLPDRRDLNRSFPGNSDGSLASRLAHLFLNEIVARCDLGIDLHSAAIHRTNLPQIRISPDNARTAKLAEVFGAPVILQSPLREGSLRGAAKDIGKDVLLFEAGEGLRFDEMSVRSGVAGILRVLHHVGMVSAKGISKTKTPSQYCSSSKWLRAPVGGLLRTFKADGDVVAEGDVMAAVSDPFGQVEREILAPFSGIIVGRAVMPVVNEGDAVFHLARVKSVIRAEEMMVEMNDQLTDDPLFDEDEII from the coding sequence ATGCCACGCCGCGCGCCCTTTACCATAAAAAACACACAGATCGAGGCCGGCGCGCAGCGCACAGTCGCCCTACCCGTCAGCGTGTTATCCGACCACACCCCTGTCGCCATGTCCGTCCACGTCATCCATGGACGCCTAGACGGCCCCACGGTCTTTGTGAGTGCGGGAGTGCACGGTGACGAGGTCATCGGTGTCGAGATTGTGCGGCGACTATTGCGCACACCCAACCTTAAATCCTTACGCGGCACCCTGATTGTGATCCCCATCGTCAATGCTTTCGGATTTATGAACCACTCACGCTACCTACCCGACAGACGCGATCTCAACCGCTCGTTTCCGGGAAACTCGGACGGATCATTGGCCTCACGATTGGCGCATCTGTTTTTGAACGAAATTGTTGCGCGGTGTGATTTGGGCATTGATCTGCACTCTGCCGCTATCCACCGCACCAACCTGCCCCAAATTCGCATATCGCCAGACAATGCGCGCACCGCTAAGCTGGCTGAAGTGTTCGGCGCACCTGTTATCTTGCAGTCCCCTTTGCGCGAGGGGTCACTGCGCGGGGCGGCCAAAGACATCGGCAAAGATGTGTTGCTGTTCGAGGCGGGCGAAGGGTTGAGGTTCGACGAAATGTCGGTGCGCTCAGGCGTAGCCGGCATCCTACGCGTTCTCCATCATGTCGGCATGGTCTCCGCCAAAGGTATCTCGAAAACCAAAACACCGTCTCAATACTGTAGCTCTAGCAAATGGCTGCGCGCGCCCGTGGGCGGCTTGTTGCGGACCTTCAAAGCGGATGGTGATGTTGTGGCCGAGGGCGATGTGATGGCCGCAGTGTCCGACCCGTTTGGACAGGTGGAGCGCGAAATTCTAGCCCCGTTCAGCGGAATCATTGTTGGGCGCGCGGTCATGCCCGTGGTCAATGAGGGTGATGCGGTCTTTCACCTCGCCCGCGTCAAATCCGTAATCCGCGCCGAAGAGATGATGGTCGAGATGAACGACCAACTCACCGACGATCCACTCTTTGACGAAGACGAAATCATCTAA
- a CDS encoding sensor histidine kinase produces the protein MSLVRPHSLARSHSLARRVAVFTSLGFAVVVSLSILIMASVLQSETTEQRDEALREMSPIVMALLTRAVPLSGAAGVDIAQHGLGDLDDHQTSLVFALVDPRAGLLLKSHGDAAFPDPQRVGTDRFYADAMHRFYISAPNARGEVVILAEVAAERKEAVLESLLAFSGPMIPLIAIAFLLVRWVTRSALRPLIEVSNEISARGHELLEPIERAGLPSELRAVVTTVNGFMARLSKALDAERHFASNAAHELRTPLAVALAKTQHLKSRHRDGDVGEIEAVEQALKRMTRLVERLLQLGRADAGPRASSIPTDLGDVLALIVQERSGVDPLVAARLEVCVEDAPVMSRISADDFAIIASNLIDNAVRYGDETQPVVITLGIHALSVSNSGSVIAADDLSMLTTRFARHDARGGGLGLGLYISDTVARNLGGTLTLLSPAIGAHDGVSAVFTFPKP, from the coding sequence ATGAGCCTCGTGCGCCCTCATAGCCTTGCGCGCTCCCATAGCCTCGCGCGCCGTGTCGCGGTGTTCACCAGTCTCGGTTTTGCCGTAGTTGTGTCCTTGTCCATTTTGATCATGGCGTCCGTGCTTCAATCCGAGACGACCGAGCAGCGCGACGAGGCTTTGCGCGAGATGTCACCGATTGTTATGGCGTTGTTGACGCGTGCGGTGCCGTTGAGCGGCGCGGCGGGTGTTGATATCGCTCAACACGGTTTGGGCGATCTTGACGATCATCAGACGTCTTTGGTGTTTGCGCTTGTGGACCCGCGCGCAGGTCTCCTTTTGAAGTCGCACGGCGATGCCGCGTTTCCCGATCCCCAACGTGTCGGCACCGATCGGTTTTACGCTGATGCGATGCATCGGTTTTATATTAGCGCACCCAATGCGCGCGGTGAAGTTGTGATCCTCGCAGAGGTCGCTGCGGAACGAAAAGAGGCCGTATTGGAAAGCCTGTTGGCCTTTTCTGGTCCGATGATTCCGCTGATTGCGATTGCATTTTTATTGGTGCGTTGGGTGACGCGCAGTGCGCTGCGTCCGCTCATTGAGGTGAGCAACGAGATTTCGGCACGTGGTCATGAACTTTTGGAGCCGATTGAACGCGCGGGCTTGCCGAGTGAATTGCGCGCGGTTGTGACAACCGTAAACGGATTCATGGCGCGCCTGTCGAAAGCATTGGACGCCGAGCGCCATTTTGCCTCGAACGCCGCCCATGAATTGCGCACGCCGCTTGCCGTGGCCCTTGCCAAGACGCAACATCTAAAATCTCGTCACAGGGATGGCGATGTGGGTGAGATCGAAGCCGTCGAACAAGCATTGAAACGCATGACGCGTCTCGTCGAGCGATTGTTGCAATTGGGGCGTGCGGACGCGGGGCCGCGTGCGTCAAGCATCCCAACCGATCTGGGGGACGTCTTGGCCCTCATTGTCCAAGAGCGCAGTGGTGTCGATCCGTTGGTCGCGGCGCGATTGGAGGTCTGCGTCGAGGACGCGCCTGTCATGTCGCGGATCAGTGCGGATGATTTCGCGATCATTGCATCCAACCTCATCGACAACGCTGTGCGCTACGGCGACGAGACACAGCCCGTTGTTATCACGCTTGGAATTCACGCGCTGAGTGTCTCAAATAGCGGGTCTGTCATTGCCGCCGATGATTTGTCTATGCTGACCACCCGATTTGCCCGCCACGATGCGCGCGGTGGCGGGCTTGGTCTTGGGCTATATATATCCGACACTGTGGCCCGAAATCTGGGTGGGACGCTCACGCTGTTGTCGCCCGCGATTGGTGCGCACGATGGCGTGAGTGCTGTGTTCACCTTTCCCAAGCCTTAG